The Paenibacillus polymyxa M1 DNA segment TGTGGTCTTATCCACAGCCGTTTTCGCAGCAGCGCTGATATTATTAAAACTCTGTTTATTTTTTGCTGCCCCTTTGGCCACCTCATCAGCGCTGCTCTTTGTAGCGGTTCCTACAGCCTTGACATCTTTCTGAGCCTTACTACTATCGCCCATCTTCCACACAACGCCCCATGCATTTTTAAGTGCATTAAGGCGTTGCTTGACTTCTGGCTGTTCAGCAACAGTTTTCAGTCCCTCTTTAAGACCCTTATCGACTATACTTTTGCGCACCTCGTCTCCAATTTGCTTGAGATGCTGCTGCTTTTGCACAGTGAGTCCGTTAATTGTAATCTTGGCTTCCGGCGGTGGACCAGGCTTCTCTTCCTTCTTGTCCCCCGTGAACCAGTTTTTCACGCCAGTCCAGGTATCCTTAGCAGAATTAAAGATTCCAACCGCACCATCCACGACTTTCCGTGTCAATCCACTTTCATCGGCAAATTTCCCGATCTTTTCACCGACGATGTTTCCGATGTATGCACCGGCCATTGTACCGAGTGGTCCAAGGGCAGACCCTAGAGCCCCGCCAATAGCACCACCAGCTACACCACCTACCATAGCACCGCCCTGAGTAGATACGGCCTCACGCAATCCCTTATCCTTGGATGCTTGGTAGAGGTCATATGCACCGGCTGCTACGCTTGCAACCGTACCAACGATACCGCCAACTTTAGCCGCTTTGCCTGCTCCTTTCAGGAAACCTCGCAGACGGCCACCGCCAGATGGCGGACTCGGTGGTGGCGGTGGATTTGGTGGAGCTGGACGACGAATACGATAAGGATTGTCACGCGATCCCCTTGGGCTTGGGTTCGGGTTAGGTGGATTTGGTGGAGTGGGACGGGGACCATTAATACGTATACGTCGTCTACCGCCACCGCCTCCCGCTCCCCTACGCCCTCCACGACGGTTTCGTCTACGGCGGCGATCTCTGTCTTGGTCGCCCCCATCGCCACCACCATCACCTGCCCCGCCGTCTCCGCCACTAGACACAGAGCCATTTATATAGACTTTCGTAGCGTTAACAGTCATGGAAGCGATAGAGCGTAAACCGCCAATACGATCATCGACAGGGTTACGGTTTCCACTCAATTGGCGTCTAATACCGCGTCCGCCCATCCGCTCCCGTATTCGGGCAGCTCGTTGGGCTGGGGTTTCTTCAGGTGGTGGAGCTGGAGGTTCAGGAGGTTTCCGTCGAATCCAATTCCAACCGGCTTTGACTCCTCTGCCTGTGGCATTTGCCCCCGCTTTTCCCTTCTCTCCTACCCATTTAGCGGCAGTTGAAAGATCATCGTTGAACTTCTTTACTCCTTGTGCAAAGGCCCATAATTTTTTAGCTACCAGTACAGCAGCCAACCCGATTAAGGCAGTATTTATGGCTTTAAAATGATCTTTATAGAAGCTAGTCGCTCCGGTTATCGCACTGGTTATTCCAGTACCGAGCGCTTGAATGTTGTCCTTATTCTGCACTAGCAAGGCGTTAAACTCCTTAAAAGCTGGAAGGGCTGCCTGAGCAATGTTGGTTCCAATCTCTTGCATTTGCAAGCTCATTTCAGCGCGAGTTTGCTTCATTTCAGTCATTGGGTCAGCAGCTTGCTGCTTACGAAGCAAATTATCAGTAGTGCCCTTCATGTTTGGTGCTTTTTGAAACGCTGTTCCGAACGTCTTCAGGATGGAATCAGCGTTGTCTTCACCAGCGCCAGAACCCAAAGTTACAAGGGATTGTTTTAGTTGGCTCCGCGTTTGACTAGCCAAATCACCAACCAATGCGGCTATGGCTCCTTGCGCACGCTGTTTGTCACCTGAATTGATATCGTCTGTGAAAGCCGTCGCCTGACGTTGGGCCTCATCCTTCCCTGCCCCACGACTTGTAAAGTAATTTGCCATATCCCCTGTATTCAGAGCTTTGACACCAAACGTCTCCTTGAAAAAGTCGGCAGGCTTGTCGAAATTAAAGGCCCCACCCTTCACCGTCTGTGTTAGAAAATTACTCATTTGCTCTGAGTCGGTGCCGCTGCTGGAGAAATATGGGCTGTATTCCCAAAACGTATCGAACAGGTCCTGTTGTTTGTCACCTACTTCCTTATAGGCATACATCATTGAATCTGCCACTTGACTGTAGGATTCTTTAAAACTGTTCGACGCTTGAGACAACGCCCGCTGTACTTCCTCAGCTCCGGCATCCGGGCGAATGTATTGGATTTTAGCAGACGCACTTACGAAGTCACTCATCTTGGATTTGTCCTGTACTAGAGGAGCTGCATCGGCAAGTTGCCGGGTTCCTTCTATACGATCTGGAATAATGGCCTTTTTAACCAAGTCATCCACCGTATTAAGACTCTGTTGACGAATGTTCTCGGGCATGTAAGCTGCACTTCGCGCCGCCTCACGGCTGTAATCGGACACGCCTCCAAACATAGAATCACTCACACCGCTACCGAGCATAATCCCGCCCGCCAAAGCTGCCAAGGCTGAAATCTTGTCAGATACCTGGTCAACGACTGGACTTATAGAATCCTCAGCACGTAATTTCACATTAGCATCACGAATGCTGCGGATATCCGCGTCTGCACGATCAGCAGAACGCCTAAGATCATCAGCTCCAGCACGCGCCCGCCGAAAGATATCATCAAGCTGGATTTGATTCATACGCCGTACTTCATCGGACGCGCCATTGATCCGTCTGCCTAGATCGTCCGCAGATTCCCTCGCCCGGCGGCTACCGGATACAAAATCATCAAACATGTTGCCCGAAGCCCGGCGAAAATTCATCAGATCATCGTGAGCGCCCTGAAGCATACGACGCATATTTCGGACAGCGCCGGTTATCATATCCCGTGCCTCAAATGGCACCGTAACTGACGTAGTTGCTATTGTTCCCACCCCCTTCCTGTTTCGACATGGTTATTTCCTATTTAGACGGGCCATTTCTTCCTCAGCGATCATCGAAGCAGCCAGGCAAAAATAATACTGGCGCTGTTTGTCTACTTCATATGGCAAGACCTCAGAAGGCAGCTTTTTCTGGTTCACCCAAAAGTGAGCTATCCAGCTTGCTTCTCCGTCTCGCTTAATGAGTTTTTTGCTTCTTTTAGCAATTCTTCCTTAGTTTCTTGGAAGTTACGTACCGCCTTGCTGAGGATTGCATAATGGTCTGGGTTGCTGAACATTCGTGGCGGTAACTCATTCTTGTTTATGCAACTATAAACTTTTAGAAGCTCTATGTTGTTCCAGTCGAAGTCATGCTCCGTCGCCCGCACAATCATAGCGTCGATCTCGTTGAATGTTTCCTTTGGTGAACCATCATCATTGAATGCCACATCATAGCAACGGCGGATGTCCATTGTGGTCAAACGACGTACAGACCATTTCTCGCCGTCCACCTCTACCTCAAGTTGTTCCGGCTTTGCCGCCGCTGCGCCAGTCGCAAGATATTTTTGTAATTTGTCACTCATTGTGATTCCTCCAATTTATTAGTCTTCTTTCATCAAAACACAGGTATTTTGAATAATCACTGCATGTAA contains these protein-coding regions:
- a CDS encoding tail tape measure protein, with translation MGTIATTSVTVPFEARDMITGAVRNMRRMLQGAHDDLMNFRRASGNMFDDFVSGSRRARESADDLGRRINGASDEVRRMNQIQLDDIFRRARAGADDLRRSADRADADIRSIRDANVKLRAEDSISPVVDQVSDKISALAALAGGIMLGSGVSDSMFGGVSDYSREAARSAAYMPENIRQQSLNTVDDLVKKAIIPDRIEGTRQLADAAPLVQDKSKMSDFVSASAKIQYIRPDAGAEEVQRALSQASNSFKESYSQVADSMMYAYKEVGDKQQDLFDTFWEYSPYFSSSGTDSEQMSNFLTQTVKGGAFNFDKPADFFKETFGVKALNTGDMANYFTSRGAGKDEAQRQATAFTDDINSGDKQRAQGAIAALVGDLASQTRSQLKQSLVTLGSGAGEDNADSILKTFGTAFQKAPNMKGTTDNLLRKQQAADPMTEMKQTRAEMSLQMQEIGTNIAQAALPAFKEFNALLVQNKDNIQALGTGITSAITGATSFYKDHFKAINTALIGLAAVLVAKKLWAFAQGVKKFNDDLSTAAKWVGEKGKAGANATGRGVKAGWNWIRRKPPEPPAPPPEETPAQRAARIRERMGGRGIRRQLSGNRNPVDDRIGGLRSIASMTVNATKVYINGSVSSGGDGGAGDGGGDGGDQDRDRRRRRNRRGGRRGAGGGGGRRRIRINGPRPTPPNPPNPNPSPRGSRDNPYRIRRPAPPNPPPPPSPPSGGGRLRGFLKGAGKAAKVGGIVGTVASVAAGAYDLYQASKDKGLREAVSTQGGAMVGGVAGGAIGGALGSALGPLGTMAGAYIGNIVGEKIGKFADESGLTRKVVDGAVGIFNSAKDTWTGVKNWFTGDKKEEKPGPPPEAKITINGLTVQKQQHLKQIGDEVRKSIVDKGLKEGLKTVAEQPEVKQRLNALKNAWGVVWKMGDSSKAQKDVKAVGTATKSSADEVAKGAAKNKQSFNNISAAAKTAVDKTTQYLLSLKNVSSQGNSWGSDLMSHFIAGMRGQFPTLSSVVSSVAVVLKKMKEAKDANSGGGGITPKPKPKPYAQGGYINRPHVGLVGEAGPEMIIPLSASRRNRGRELWERAGIIMGVRPYANGGQVGRPNLIGASSLMPMAQMFNPSASTAPKSVSIENINIDFGELAKGITNFVEFAKMLSSPQGRALIRKVVGEEVLKALENGG